The DNA sequence ACGGCGGGGGGAAGGACCTCGTCTTCCCGCACCATGAAAACGAGATCGCCCAGTCGGAAGGCGTGACGGGCAAACCGTTCGCGCGATACTGGATCCACAACGGATTCGTCAACATCGACAACGAAAAGATGAGCAAGTCGCGCGGGAACTTCTTCACCCTGCATGACGTGCTGGAGAAGGTGAACCCGGACGTGCTCCGGTTCTTCTTCGCCTCGAGCCATTATCGCAGCCCGATCGACTACTCCGAGAGGAGCCTCGACGAAGCGAAGGCGGGGCTTACCCGCCTCTACCGCGCGAAGGAGAAGGCGGAGGCGTGCGCTTCCGCGGGACACGAGGCGTCGTCCGTGCCGGAAGGGGACGATTTCGCCCCGCTCCGGGACGCCTCGGCCCGTTTCGCGGAGGCGATGGACGACGACTTCAACACGGCGGCGGCCCTGGGCCACCTGTTCGACGCCGTGCGTGCGCTGAACCGGCTGGCCCCTGCCGATCCGGCTTCGGAGGGGGAAAAGGCGGGCCGGTTCCTGGCGGGGTACGAGATACTCGAACCGCTGTTCGGCGTGCTGGGGCTGCTAGCGTCCTCGGCGGAGGAGTATTTCCGCGGCGAGGAGCGGCATTATGAGCATGTCTCCGAAGGACCGACGATATCCTTCGGGGGCGGCTCAGCGACGGAATTCAGGCCGGAAAGGCTCTCCGTCGGGGAGATCGAGCGCAGGATCGAGGAACGCAGGGCCGCCCGCGCGCGGAAGGACTTCGCCGAGGCTGACCGGATCCGGAAGGAACTCGACGCGCTGGGTGTCCTCCTCGAGGATTCCAAGGCCGGGACGACGTGGAAGTACAAGACGTAGCATCCGCCGCGTTCGGACGCCCCGTCGCAAGGGCGCCCGGAATCGGCTCCGCAGCCTCGGAGGGGGGCTCCGTTCGGTCTCACTGCGCCCCCGCTCCTTCGGCTTGCTGCGCTCTCCGGCACCCGCGAAACGTCGCGCCCCCCCTAAGAACAGGGACGTTCCTATGAACTCTTCCTTCCCTGCGGAGGGCGCCGTATTTACGCCCCTCGTTCACGGGGGCGTGGGAAACGGCTCCGCTCCCTCGGAGGGGGCCCGCTCGCTTCGTCGCTCGCCTTGCGGTGCACCCGCAAGGCTGCGCTTGACCTTCCTCCCGGGAAGCTCCGCTCGGGACCCCCTCCTGCGTGCGCTCCGCCGCGTAACGCCCCGTTCGGGCGCCTCGCCGGACGGGGCGCATCGACCCTCTTGGGGCACGCCCTCTTCGGCAACGGACCCCTGGAGGCGGGTCTCGCTGCCCCCCCTACTGCGGCTGCTTTGCCGACGACCGGGGACCCGGGGCGATGCGGGGGGTTCCGCAGAGCGGCCTGTGGAGCGAGGAGGGAATTGCGTCGAGCGGAACCGGCAGCGAGCGGGCGAAGGTCGCGAGCGTAGCGGATGCGGAAGCCCCCCGCGAGCCAGGGTCCCCGGTCGCCATATAATGGCGTAGAGGGGGGACGCATTGGAGAAATTGTTCCGTCTGAAGGCGTCGTTCGCCCCTTCGGGGGACCAGCCGGAAGCGATCCGCGGGCTCATCGAGGGGCTTTCCCGGGGGGTGCACCGCCAGGTGCTGCTCGGGGTGACCGGATCCGGCAAGACCTTCACGATGGCCAACGTCATCGCCGGGACGGACCGGCCGGCGTTGATCATCGCCCCGAACAAGACGCTCGCCGCCCAGCTGTTCGCGGAATTCAAGGATCTTTTCCCGGAAAACGCCGTCGAGTACTTCGTCTCCTATTACGACTATTACCAGCCCGAGGCGTACATCCCCCAGACGGACACCTTCATCGAGAAGGACTCGTCGATCAACGAGCAGATCGACAAGATGCGCCACAGCGCCACGCGGTCCGTCATGACCCGGCGGGACGTGATCGTCGTCGCCTCGGTGTCCTGCATCTACGGGCTCGGCTCGCCGGAGTTCTACGGCAGGGCGACGGTGCGCGTCACGCAAGGCGCCCTGTTCCCCCGGAACGACCTGATCCGCCGGCTGGTCGATATCCAATACGAGCGGAACGACATCGATTTCCACCGGGGCACCTTTCGTGTCCGCGGGGACGCGGTGGAGCTGTTCCCCGCCTACGAGGAGGACCGGGTCCTGCGGATCGAGTTCGACGAGGACGCCGTCGACCGGATCCGCTACGTGGACCCCTTGCGGGGGACGCGACTGGTTGACGTCCCGGAGACGGTCATCTTTCCGGCCAGCCACTACGTCACCCCGGAGGATCACCTCGACCGGGCCATCCGGGGAATCGAGGCGGAGCTCGCCGATCAGCTGGCCCGATTCGCGCAGGAGGGGAAGCTCCTCGAGGCGGAACGGTTGCGGCAGCGCGCGACCTACGATTGCGAGATGATCCGCCAGATGGGGTTTTGCAGCGGCATCGAAAACTATTCCCGGCACCTGGACGGCCGGGAGCCCGGCCAGCCGCCCTACACGCTGCTCGATTATTTCCCGCGCGATTTCCTCACGTTCATCGACGAGTCGCACGTCACCGTGCCGCAACTCCACGGAATGTACAACGGCGACTTCTCCCGGAAATCGACGCTCGTCTCGTTCGGGTTCCGTCTCCCTTCCGCCCTCGACAACCGGCCGCTCCGGTTCGAGGAGTTCCACAGCCGGGTGGGGCAGACGATCTTCGTCTCCGCGACGCCGGCCGATTACGAACGGGAGGAGAGCCGCGGCGCCGTGGTGGAGCAGATCATCCGCCCCACCGGACTCGTGGACCCCGAAGTCGAGGTGAGGCCTGCGACCCGGCAGGTGGACGACCTGCTCTCGGAGATCCGGGAGCGGGCCGCGGCGGGGGAGCGGGTCCTGGTGACGACCCTCACCAAGAGGATGGCGGAGGATCTGACCGAGTACTACGAGGGGCAGGGCGTCCGGGTCCAGTATCTCCACTCCGATATCGACACGGTCGAGAGAGTGAACATCATCCGGAATCTCCGCCTCGGGAAGTTCGACGTCCTGATCGGCATCAACCTTCTCCGCGAGGGGCTGGACATCCCCGAGGTGTCCCTCGTGGCGATTTTGGACGCGGACAAGGAGGGATTCCTCCGGTCGACGCGATCCCTCATCCAGACGTTCGGACGGGCATCCAGGAACCTCTCGGGGAAGGTGATCCTGTACGCGGACCGGATGACGGGTTCCATGCGGGACGCCATTTCCGAAACGGAGCGAC is a window from the Candidatus Deferrimicrobiaceae bacterium genome containing:
- a CDS encoding DALR domain-containing protein encodes the protein GGGKDLVFPHHENEIAQSEGVTGKPFARYWIHNGFVNIDNEKMSKSRGNFFTLHDVLEKVNPDVLRFFFASSHYRSPIDYSERSLDEAKAGLTRLYRAKEKAEACASAGHEASSVPEGDDFAPLRDASARFAEAMDDDFNTAAALGHLFDAVRALNRLAPADPASEGEKAGRFLAGYEILEPLFGVLGLLASSAEEYFRGEERHYEHVSEGPTISFGGGSATEFRPERLSVGEIERRIEERRAARARKDFAEADRIRKELDALGVLLEDSKAGTTWKYKT
- the uvrB gene encoding excinuclease ABC subunit UvrB; amino-acid sequence: MEKLFRLKASFAPSGDQPEAIRGLIEGLSRGVHRQVLLGVTGSGKTFTMANVIAGTDRPALIIAPNKTLAAQLFAEFKDLFPENAVEYFVSYYDYYQPEAYIPQTDTFIEKDSSINEQIDKMRHSATRSVMTRRDVIVVASVSCIYGLGSPEFYGRATVRVTQGALFPRNDLIRRLVDIQYERNDIDFHRGTFRVRGDAVELFPAYEEDRVLRIEFDEDAVDRIRYVDPLRGTRLVDVPETVIFPASHYVTPEDHLDRAIRGIEAELADQLARFAQEGKLLEAERLRQRATYDCEMIRQMGFCSGIENYSRHLDGREPGQPPYTLLDYFPRDFLTFIDESHVTVPQLHGMYNGDFSRKSTLVSFGFRLPSALDNRPLRFEEFHSRVGQTIFVSATPADYEREESRGAVVEQIIRPTGLVDPEVEVRPATRQVDDLLSEIRERAAAGERVLVTTLTKRMAEDLTEYYEGQGVRVQYLHSDIDTVERVNIIRNLRLGKFDVLIGINLLREGLDIPEVSLVAILDADKEGFLRSTRSLIQTFGRASRNLSGKVILYADRMTGSMRDAISETERRRARQGSFNREHGITPETVRKNIAEPIGRACEGDYVTVVPGEEWDFSSAGELARHLRKLRKDMEKAAKKLDFERAAEIRDRLLALERVELKAR